The Hymenobacter sp. 5317J-9 genome has a window encoding:
- the rplJ gene encoding 50S ribosomal protein L10: MTREEKQALVDELSGKMQSHNSFYIVDASVMSVAKINDFRRLAFNRGLEYKVYKNTFIRKALDTLGHDTSEMDAALKGQSGVLFSTESGSAPAKMLRDFYKAQAYPRGVEPKPVLKGAYVDASIYIGANQLEGLTTIKGKQELLGELIGLLQSPAKNVISALSSGGNKLAGILKTLSEKEAA, translated from the coding sequence ATGACTCGGGAAGAAAAACAAGCCCTCGTGGATGAGTTGAGCGGAAAAATGCAATCGCACAACTCGTTCTACATCGTCGATGCTTCGGTGATGTCGGTAGCGAAAATCAACGACTTCCGTCGTCTGGCATTCAACCGCGGCCTGGAATACAAGGTGTACAAAAACACCTTCATCCGCAAGGCGCTGGATACGCTCGGCCACGACACGTCGGAAATGGATGCCGCGCTGAAAGGCCAGTCGGGCGTGTTGTTCTCCACGGAGAGCGGCTCGGCTCCTGCCAAGATGCTGCGTGACTTCTACAAAGCGCAAGCTTACCCCCGCGGTGTTGAGCCTAAGCCTGTGCTGAAAGGTGCCTACGTAGATGCCAGCATCTACATCGGTGCCAACCAGCTCGAAGGCCTGACCACCATCAAAGGCAAGCAGGAACTGCTCGGTGAACTCATCGGTCTGCTCCAGTCGCCTGCCAAAAATGTTATCTCTGCTCTGTCGAGCGGCGGCAACAAACTGGCCGGCATCCTCAAAACCCTCAGCGAAAAAGAGGCCGCTTAA
- the secE gene encoding preprotein translocase subunit SecE — protein MDKLSNYFRATIEEMRYNVTWPSTTELQKSAGLVLIGSLVFAIVVGVMDVSFESVLKAFYNSFR, from the coding sequence ATGGACAAACTGAGCAATTATTTCCGCGCCACCATCGAGGAAATGCGCTACAACGTAACGTGGCCTTCCACGACCGAGCTGCAGAAAAGCGCCGGCCTCGTGCTGATTGGTTCGCTTGTGTTTGCCATCGTGGTAGGCGTCATGGATGTCAGCTTTGAGTCGGTACTTAAAGCATTTTACAACTCGTTTCGCTAG
- the tuf gene encoding elongation factor Tu, whose protein sequence is MAKENFDRSKPHVNIGTIGHVDHGKTTLTAAITMVLANQGLAEKRDFSSIDNAPEEKERGITINTAHVEYSTANRHYAHVDCPGHADYVKNMVTGAAQMDGAILVVAATDGPMPQTREHILLARQVGVPQLVVFMNKVDMVDDPELLELVEMEIRELLSFYDFDGDNIPVIQGSALGGLNGDANWVPKINELMDAVDSFIPIPARLTDLPFLMPVEDVFSITGRGTVATGRIERGVINSGDQVDILGMGAAAGLKSTVTGVEMFRKILDRGEAGDNVGLLLRGIEKEAIRRGMVICKPGSVTPHQKFKAEVYVLSKEEGGRHTPFFNNYRPQFYLRTTDVTGIITLPEGVEMVMPGDNITITVELINKVAMEKGLRFAIREGGRTVGAGQVTEVLD, encoded by the coding sequence ATGGCTAAAGAAAATTTCGACCGGTCCAAGCCGCACGTAAACATCGGTACCATCGGCCACGTCGACCACGGCAAGACCACCCTGACCGCTGCTATCACCATGGTGCTGGCTAACCAGGGCTTGGCCGAAAAGCGTGACTTCTCTTCGATTGACAATGCTCCCGAAGAAAAAGAGCGTGGTATCACCATCAACACCGCTCACGTAGAGTACTCCACCGCCAACCGTCACTACGCTCACGTTGACTGCCCCGGTCACGCTGACTATGTGAAGAACATGGTAACGGGTGCTGCCCAGATGGACGGCGCTATCCTCGTGGTAGCTGCTACCGACGGCCCGATGCCCCAGACCCGTGAGCACATCCTGCTCGCCCGTCAGGTAGGTGTTCCCCAGCTGGTGGTGTTCATGAACAAAGTGGACATGGTGGATGACCCCGAGCTCCTCGAGCTGGTGGAAATGGAAATCCGCGAACTCCTCTCGTTCTACGACTTCGACGGCGACAACATTCCGGTTATCCAGGGTTCGGCCCTCGGCGGCCTGAACGGCGATGCCAACTGGGTTCCCAAAATCAACGAGCTGATGGACGCGGTTGACTCGTTCATTCCGATTCCTGCTCGTCTGACCGACCTGCCCTTCCTGATGCCGGTAGAAGACGTGTTCTCGATTACCGGCCGCGGCACCGTGGCTACCGGTCGTATCGAGCGCGGCGTTATCAACTCGGGCGACCAAGTTGACATCCTCGGCATGGGCGCTGCTGCTGGCCTGAAGTCGACGGTTACGGGTGTGGAAATGTTCCGCAAAATCCTTGACCGTGGCGAAGCTGGTGACAACGTAGGTCTGCTGCTCCGTGGTATTGAAAAAGAAGCCATCCGTCGCGGCATGGTTATCTGCAAGCCCGGCTCGGTAACCCCCCACCAGAAGTTCAAGGCTGAGGTGTACGTTCTCTCGAAAGAGGAAGGTGGCCGTCACACGCCGTTCTTCAACAACTACCGTCCGCAGTTCTACCTGCGTACCACCGACGTTACTGGCATCATCACCCTCCCCGAGGGCGTTGAAATGGTAATGCCCGGCGATAACATCACCATCACCGTTGAGCTCATCAACAAGGTGGCAATGGAGAAAGGCCTCCGTTTCGCTATCCGTGAGGGTGGCCGTACGGTAGGTGCCGGTCAGGTAACCGAAGTTCTCGACTAA
- the frr gene encoding ribosome recycling factor, whose protein sequence is MDEEIQFYLDDLVESMGKALAHVNVEMSRIRAGKASPAMLDGIRVDYYGTPTPIGQIANISTPDARSLFIKPWEKNMIAEVTKAIRNSDLGLSPVSDAEGVRLNIPAMTEERRRDLVKQAKNESEAGKVRVRGIRKDVNEALRKLLKEGASEDAIKVAEEKVQKTTDTYIAEVEKALSKKESEIMTI, encoded by the coding sequence ATGGACGAAGAAATTCAGTTTTACCTGGACGACCTGGTTGAATCGATGGGCAAAGCCCTGGCCCACGTCAACGTGGAAATGAGCCGTATTCGGGCTGGCAAAGCCTCGCCGGCTATGCTCGACGGCATCCGGGTAGACTACTACGGTACCCCCACGCCCATTGGCCAGATTGCGAACATCTCGACGCCCGACGCCCGCTCGCTGTTCATCAAGCCCTGGGAGAAAAACATGATTGCCGAGGTGACCAAGGCCATTCGCAACAGCGACCTGGGCCTGAGCCCGGTGTCGGACGCGGAAGGCGTGCGCCTCAACATCCCGGCCATGACCGAGGAGCGGCGCCGCGACCTCGTGAAACAAGCCAAAAACGAATCGGAAGCCGGCAAGGTCCGCGTCCGCGGCATCCGCAAGGACGTGAACGAAGCCCTGCGCAAGCTGTTGAAAGAAGGCGCTTCGGAAGACGCCATCAAAGTGGCCGAAGAGAAAGTGCAGAAAACGACCGATACGTACATTGCCGAGGTTGAAAAAGCCCTTAGCAAGAAGGAATCGGAGATTATGACCATCTGA
- the rplA gene encoding 50S ribosomal protein L1 codes for MAQVSKKRKEALAKHDLTQVRSLVEAAKVVKDITYTKFDASVDIDVRLGVDPRKADQMVRGVATLPHGTGKTVRVLALVTPDKEAEATAAGADFVGLDDYISKIEKGWTDIDVIITMPAVMAKVGRLGRVLGPRGLMPNPKSGTVTTDVAKAVQEVKAGKIDFKVDKTGIIHCSVGKVSFDPKMLAENALEVIQTLGRLKPSSSKGTYIKSITLSSTMSPAVPVDSQVNSAS; via the coding sequence ATGGCACAAGTAAGCAAAAAGCGCAAGGAAGCCCTTGCCAAACACGACCTGACGCAAGTGCGCAGCCTCGTGGAAGCCGCCAAAGTGGTGAAGGACATTACCTACACCAAGTTTGACGCATCCGTAGATATCGACGTTCGCCTCGGTGTGGACCCCCGCAAAGCGGACCAGATGGTTCGTGGCGTGGCCACCCTGCCCCACGGCACCGGCAAAACCGTTCGCGTTCTGGCCCTGGTTACTCCCGACAAGGAGGCCGAAGCCACTGCCGCTGGCGCCGACTTCGTGGGTCTGGACGACTATATCTCGAAAATCGAGAAAGGCTGGACCGACATCGACGTCATCATCACCATGCCGGCCGTAATGGCCAAAGTGGGTCGCCTGGGCCGTGTGCTCGGTCCCCGTGGTTTGATGCCGAACCCGAAGTCGGGCACCGTAACGACCGACGTAGCCAAGGCTGTGCAGGAAGTGAAAGCTGGTAAAATCGACTTCAAAGTTGACAAAACCGGTATCATTCACTGCTCGGTGGGTAAAGTATCGTTCGACCCGAAAATGCTGGCCGAAAACGCTTTGGAGGTAATCCAGACGTTGGGTCGCCTGAAGCCTTCGTCTTCGAAAGGTACCTACATCAAGAGCATCACGCTCTCGAGCACGATGTCGCCCGCCGTTCCGGTTGACAGCCAAGTAAATTCCGCTAGCTAA
- the rplL gene encoding 50S ribosomal protein L7/L12 encodes MADLKAFAEQLVNLTVKEVNELAGILKDEYGIEPAAAAVVAGPAGPAATEEAPEEKTSFDVILKAAGGQKLAVVKLVKDLTGLGLKEAKELVDGAPKPLKEGVTKDEAESLKKQLEEAGAEVEVK; translated from the coding sequence ATGGCAGATTTGAAAGCATTCGCTGAGCAGCTTGTAAACCTGACGGTGAAAGAAGTAAACGAATTGGCAGGCATCCTGAAGGACGAGTACGGCATCGAGCCTGCTGCTGCTGCAGTAGTTGCTGGTCCTGCTGGCCCCGCTGCAACTGAAGAAGCTCCTGAGGAGAAGACGTCGTTCGACGTTATCCTGAAGGCTGCCGGTGGCCAGAAACTGGCTGTGGTGAAACTGGTGAAAGACCTGACCGGTCTGGGCCTGAAAGAAGCCAAAGAACTGGTTGACGGTGCTCCTAAGCCCCTGAAAGAAGGCGTAACCAAAGACGAGGCTGAGTCGCTGAAGAAGCAGCTTGAGGAAGCCGGTGCTGAAGTAGAAGTTAAGTAG
- the nadD gene encoding nicotinate (nicotinamide) nucleotide adenylyltransferase, which translates to MTDSPRIGLLFGSFNPVHVGHLILAEHFATRTDLAEVWLVVTPHNPFKEAKDLLPDTERLRLVELALAGNPRLRAESIEFGLPRPSYTIATLDALRLRHPGHDFVLLMGSDNVPGLPRWQESARLLAEVDIYVYPRPGYELPESAAFPRLRVLAAPLLDISATYIRESLRTGQSIRYLVPAAVEAELLK; encoded by the coding sequence ATGACGGATTCGCCTCGCATCGGCCTGCTGTTCGGCTCCTTCAACCCCGTGCACGTCGGCCACCTCATCTTGGCCGAGCACTTCGCCACGCGCACCGACCTGGCCGAAGTGTGGCTCGTCGTTACGCCCCACAACCCCTTCAAGGAAGCCAAAGACCTGCTGCCCGACACCGAGCGCCTGCGCTTGGTGGAACTGGCTTTGGCCGGCAATCCCCGCCTGCGGGCCGAATCCATCGAGTTCGGCCTGCCGCGCCCCAGCTACACCATCGCCACGCTCGATGCCCTGCGCCTGCGCCATCCGGGCCACGATTTTGTGCTCCTCATGGGTTCCGACAACGTGCCCGGCTTGCCGCGCTGGCAAGAGTCGGCCCGCCTGCTGGCCGAAGTCGATATCTACGTTTACCCGCGCCCCGGCTACGAATTACCTGAATCGGCCGCTTTCCCGCGCCTCCGGGTGCTGGCCGCGCCCCTGCTCGACATCTCGGCCACCTACATTCGCGAAAGCCTGCGCACCGGCCAATCCATTCGCTACCTGGTGCCCGCCGCGGTAGAAGCCGAACTCCTCAAGTAA
- the nusG gene encoding transcription termination/antitermination protein NusG: MGELKWYVVRSVSGQEKKAKNYLETELGRHNLTELVPQVLIPVEKVFEMRNGKKRVRERNLYPGYIIIHADLGHGEVDHIITSTPGVIGFLGDKDKKDATNNKPVPLHISEVNRILGIVDEAEQQADATLDKPYVVGELVKVVDGPFNGFSGNVDEVFEERKKLNVVVKIFGRSQPVELSYTQVEKEV, translated from the coding sequence ATGGGCGAATTGAAATGGTACGTGGTGCGCTCCGTGAGCGGCCAGGAAAAGAAAGCCAAGAATTACCTCGAAACGGAGCTCGGTCGGCACAACCTGACCGAGCTTGTTCCGCAGGTACTGATTCCGGTAGAGAAGGTGTTTGAGATGCGCAACGGCAAGAAGCGCGTGCGCGAGCGGAACCTCTACCCCGGGTACATCATCATTCACGCCGACCTCGGTCACGGTGAGGTGGACCACATCATCACCAGCACGCCCGGCGTGATTGGTTTCCTCGGCGACAAAGACAAGAAGGACGCAACGAACAACAAACCCGTTCCGCTGCACATCTCCGAAGTCAACCGCATCCTCGGCATCGTGGATGAGGCCGAGCAGCAAGCCGACGCTACTCTCGACAAGCCCTACGTAGTGGGCGAACTCGTGAAAGTGGTGGACGGCCCCTTCAACGGCTTCTCCGGCAACGTGGACGAAGTATTTGAAGAGCGTAAGAAGCTGAACGTAGTGGTGAAAATCTTCGGCCGCTCGCAGCCGGTAGAACTCAGCTACACCCAAGTAGAAAAAGAGGTCTAA
- a CDS encoding biotin/lipoyl-containing protein, whose amino-acid sequence MLQISTGSGQLWEVDYPTADTVTLNGHPFAWDLADLGEGRFHVLHEGRSYNAEVVSVDFAAKNIVLKLNGQRVELNAKDRFDLLLERLGMSNAAAAKVNELKAPMPGLIVDIRVAPGQAVQKGDPLLVLEAMKMENILKAPADGTVGTIKVTLRDNVQKGQVLVQFS is encoded by the coding sequence ATGCTTCAAATCAGCACCGGCTCCGGTCAACTTTGGGAAGTTGACTACCCCACCGCCGACACCGTCACGCTCAACGGCCACCCTTTTGCCTGGGACCTGGCGGATTTGGGCGAAGGCCGCTTTCACGTGCTGCACGAAGGTCGTTCCTACAACGCGGAAGTGGTATCGGTCGACTTCGCCGCCAAAAACATCGTACTGAAGCTCAACGGCCAGCGCGTGGAGCTCAACGCCAAAGACCGGTTCGACCTGCTGCTTGAGCGCCTGGGCATGAGCAACGCTGCTGCCGCGAAAGTCAACGAACTGAAAGCCCCCATGCCCGGGCTTATCGTAGACATTCGGGTGGCGCCCGGCCAGGCCGTGCAGAAGGGCGACCCGCTGCTGGTGCTGGAAGCCATGAAGATGGAAAACATCCTCAAGGCCCCGGCCGATGGCACCGTGGGCACCATCAAGGTGACCCTGCGCGACAACGTGCAGAAAGGCCAGGTGCTGGTGCAGTTTTCGTAG
- a CDS encoding M1 family aminopeptidase: MKYLVPGLTSLMLFVHLLAAAQGAKPGTGKPASKAPVHKKAAPSPAPAPAPAGLVVPSWLPAEAPLQPAATILTDVLDTKLDVRFDYKKQYLLGTAILTLRSHFYPQSELVLDAKGFDVQKIELVGEKKNKSLNYNYNRRKLVIALDHPYPRSTPYQVRIVYVAKPNELPQGGSAAITSDKGLYFINPLGTDKNKPRQIWTQGETEASSCWFPTIDKPNQRMTQEISMTVEKQFKTLSNGSLISSHANADGTRTDTWKLSQPHAPYLATMVVGDFAVVNDSWHGKPVDYYVEPQYAGTARAIFGHTPEMLDFFSKKLGVEYPWEKYAQVAVRDYVSGAMENTTATTHGSSMQATKRELLDANYQTGETVIAHELFHHWFGDYVTCESWANLPLNESFADYSEYLWAEYKYGADEASLVQEIKLNNYLEEATAKREPLIRYRYVNREDMFDRHSYDKGGRVLHMLRKYVGDEAFFASLNRYLTQNKQSAVEISKLRTAFEETTGEDLTWFFNQWFMQRGHPELRITHSYANGQVALRVQQVQDTLFQPIYRLPVSVAVWTNGNQPTEHRITVAKADQTFTLPSGQKPTLVKFDSENQLLAQIDEERSQDELVFQFYHARTYQQKAEVLELLQNKTSEMSVSSLLRNALNDKFWNVRRLALDHLRRYRGPEPEGMRKDIQRVATTDLNSRVRAQAITTLATFPDGNYANIYNAALNDSSALVAAAALRVLAKKPEPTTRQQVAAIEYSSGTSLIPAIADYYALNGGLDQYQWFLRRLPDVGESDLYAYFQSFGTLMTHIPPVERDKGIKILEEYARNGSRYDVRLGAYKGLALLMPTNPNLKSVLQNIREKETDDRLKAFYNLM; encoded by the coding sequence ATGAAGTATCTGGTTCCGGGCCTTACCAGCCTGATGTTGTTCGTGCACCTGCTGGCCGCGGCCCAAGGGGCTAAGCCCGGCACGGGAAAGCCCGCGTCCAAGGCGCCGGTGCACAAAAAAGCGGCACCGAGCCCCGCGCCGGCCCCCGCGCCGGCCGGGCTGGTGGTGCCCTCGTGGCTGCCCGCTGAGGCGCCGTTGCAGCCCGCGGCTACCATCCTGACGGATGTACTCGACACCAAGCTCGACGTTCGGTTCGATTACAAGAAGCAGTACCTGCTCGGCACGGCTATCCTCACGCTGCGCTCGCATTTCTACCCGCAGTCGGAGCTGGTGCTGGACGCTAAGGGGTTCGACGTACAGAAAATCGAGCTGGTGGGGGAGAAGAAGAATAAAAGCCTCAACTACAATTACAACCGGCGCAAGCTCGTCATTGCCCTCGACCACCCGTACCCGCGCAGCACGCCCTACCAGGTGCGCATTGTGTACGTGGCCAAGCCAAACGAACTGCCGCAAGGCGGCTCCGCGGCCATTACCTCCGACAAAGGGCTCTATTTCATCAACCCGCTGGGCACCGACAAGAATAAGCCCCGTCAAATCTGGACGCAAGGCGAGACGGAAGCCAGTTCCTGCTGGTTTCCCACCATCGACAAGCCCAACCAGCGGATGACCCAGGAAATTAGTATGACCGTAGAGAAGCAGTTCAAAACGCTTTCCAACGGCAGCCTGATTTCCTCGCACGCCAACGCCGACGGCACCCGCACCGACACCTGGAAGCTGAGCCAGCCCCACGCGCCCTACCTCGCCACCATGGTGGTTGGCGATTTTGCGGTGGTAAACGATTCCTGGCACGGCAAGCCCGTCGATTATTACGTGGAGCCCCAGTACGCCGGCACCGCCCGCGCCATCTTTGGCCACACCCCCGAAATGCTGGATTTCTTCTCCAAAAAGCTGGGTGTGGAATACCCGTGGGAGAAATACGCCCAAGTGGCCGTGCGCGACTACGTGAGCGGCGCCATGGAAAACACCACCGCCACCACCCACGGCAGCAGTATGCAAGCCACCAAGCGCGAATTGCTCGACGCCAACTACCAGACCGGCGAAACCGTCATCGCCCACGAGCTATTCCATCACTGGTTCGGCGACTACGTCACCTGCGAAAGCTGGGCCAACCTGCCCCTGAACGAGTCTTTCGCCGACTATTCCGAATACCTCTGGGCCGAGTACAAGTACGGCGCCGATGAGGCCAGCCTCGTTCAGGAAATCAAGCTCAACAACTACCTCGAAGAAGCCACCGCCAAGCGCGAGCCCCTCATCCGCTACCGCTATGTAAACCGGGAGGACATGTTCGACCGCCATTCCTACGACAAGGGCGGCCGCGTGCTGCACATGCTGCGCAAGTACGTGGGCGACGAAGCCTTCTTCGCTTCGCTCAACCGCTACCTGACCCAGAACAAGCAAAGCGCCGTCGAAATCTCGAAGCTGCGAACTGCGTTCGAGGAAACCACCGGCGAGGACCTGACCTGGTTTTTCAACCAGTGGTTTATGCAACGCGGCCATCCAGAGTTGCGCATCACGCACAGCTACGCCAACGGCCAGGTGGCCCTGCGCGTGCAGCAGGTGCAGGACACGCTGTTCCAGCCCATCTACCGCCTGCCGGTATCGGTGGCTGTTTGGACCAATGGCAACCAGCCCACCGAGCACCGCATCACCGTCGCCAAGGCCGACCAGACCTTCACGCTGCCCAGCGGCCAGAAGCCTACGCTGGTCAAATTCGACAGCGAAAACCAACTCTTGGCCCAAATTGACGAGGAGCGCAGCCAGGACGAATTGGTCTTCCAGTTCTACCACGCCCGCACCTACCAGCAGAAAGCCGAAGTGCTGGAGTTGCTCCAGAACAAAACCTCGGAAATGTCGGTGAGCAGCCTGCTTCGCAACGCCCTCAACGACAAGTTCTGGAACGTACGCCGCTTGGCCCTCGACCACCTCCGCCGCTACCGCGGCCCCGAGCCCGAAGGCATGCGCAAAGACATCCAGCGCGTCGCCACCACCGACCTCAACTCCCGTGTCCGGGCCCAGGCCATCACCACCTTGGCCACTTTTCCCGATGGTAACTACGCCAACATCTACAACGCGGCCCTCAACGACAGCTCGGCTTTGGTGGCAGCCGCGGCCCTGCGGGTGCTGGCCAAAAAGCCCGAGCCCACCACCCGCCAGCAGGTTGCCGCCATCGAGTACAGCAGCGGAACGTCGCTCATTCCCGCCATTGCCGATTATTATGCCCTGAATGGTGGCCTCGACCAGTACCAGTGGTTTCTGCGCCGCCTGCCCGATGTGGGGGAAAGTGACCTCTACGCCTATTTCCAATCTTTCGGCACGCTCATGACACACATCCCGCCCGTAGAGCGCGACAAAGGCATCAAGATTCTGGAAGAATACGCTCGCAACGGCTCCCGTTACGACGTCCGGCTCGGCGCTTATAAAGGCCTTGCCTTGCTCATGCCCACCAACCCAAACCTGAAATCCGTGCTGCAAAACATCCGGGAGAAGGAAACTGACGACCGGCTCAAAGCATTCTATAACCTTATGTAG
- the pyrH gene encoding UMP kinase, whose product MKYNRILLKLSGEALMGQQQYGIDAERLMQYASEIKAVAATGVQVAVVIGGGNIYRGVEAEAFGLDRVQGDYMGMLATVINSMALQSALEKLEVSTRLLSGLTIQRVCEPYIRRRAVRHLEKGRVVIFGAGIGSPYFTTDSAASLRAIEIEADVVLKGTRVDGIYTADPEKDPSATRFTEITFDEVLSKKLNVMDMTAFTLCKENNLPIIVFDMNTQGNLQRLLDGEAMGTLVSDGNANTHAGRKAALDPINSLLQPLVGNQPEQA is encoded by the coding sequence TTGAAATACAACCGCATCCTCCTCAAGCTCAGCGGCGAAGCGCTGATGGGCCAGCAGCAGTACGGCATCGACGCCGAGCGGCTGATGCAATATGCTTCCGAAATTAAGGCCGTGGCCGCCACGGGCGTGCAAGTGGCCGTCGTGATTGGCGGCGGCAACATTTACCGCGGCGTGGAAGCCGAGGCCTTCGGCCTCGACCGCGTGCAGGGCGACTACATGGGCATGCTGGCCACGGTTATCAACTCCATGGCCCTGCAAAGTGCCCTGGAGAAGCTGGAAGTGAGCACGCGCCTGCTGTCGGGCCTCACCATTCAGCGGGTGTGCGAGCCGTACATCCGCCGCCGCGCTGTGCGGCACCTGGAAAAGGGCCGCGTGGTGATTTTTGGGGCCGGCATCGGTTCTCCTTATTTCACCACCGACTCGGCGGCTTCGCTGCGGGCCATTGAGATTGAGGCCGACGTGGTGCTGAAGGGCACCCGCGTAGACGGCATCTACACGGCCGACCCGGAAAAAGACCCTTCGGCCACGCGCTTCACCGAAATTACCTTCGACGAGGTACTGAGCAAGAAGCTTAACGTGATGGACATGACTGCCTTCACGCTGTGCAAGGAGAATAACCTGCCCATCATTGTGTTCGACATGAACACGCAGGGCAACCTGCAGCGCCTGCTGGACGGCGAAGCCATGGGCACGCTGGTGAGCGACGGCAACGCCAACACCCACGCCGGCCGCAAGGCCGCCCTGGACCCCATCAATAGCCTGCTGCAGCCGCTGGTGGGCAACCAGCCGGAGCAAGCCTAA
- the rplK gene encoding 50S ribosomal protein L11 codes for MAKEIRGYLRLQIKGGAANPSPPVGPALGSKGLNIMEFCKQFNARTQDKAGQVCPVLITMYTDKSFDFVVKTAPAPVLLMEAAKLTSGSKEPNRNKVGSVTWDQVRTIAETKMPDLNAFQVEAAMKQVAGTARSMGITIKGDSPFAE; via the coding sequence ATGGCCAAAGAAATCAGAGGTTATCTGCGTCTGCAGATAAAGGGAGGCGCCGCGAACCCTTCGCCGCCGGTAGGACCTGCACTTGGTAGCAAAGGCTTGAACATCATGGAGTTTTGCAAGCAGTTCAATGCTCGCACCCAAGATAAAGCCGGCCAAGTTTGTCCTGTACTCATCACCATGTACACCGACAAGTCGTTCGACTTCGTGGTGAAGACGGCACCGGCTCCGGTGCTGCTCATGGAAGCTGCCAAGTTGACGAGCGGTTCGAAAGAGCCGAACCGTAACAAAGTGGGCTCCGTGACGTGGGACCAGGTGCGTACCATTGCCGAAACCAAAATGCCTGACTTGAACGCTTTCCAGGTGGAAGCTGCCATGAAGCAGGTGGCCGGCACGGCTCGCAGCATGGGCATTACCATCAAGGGCGATTCTCCTTTTGCTGAATAA